A region from the Pseudonocardia petroleophila genome encodes:
- a CDS encoding MMPL family transporter, translating into MAEPPAAVRRLRRSVAERYTAAVVAARWWVLVAVALLTAGATLFLPSLTAVGGGLAGLLGGSSAAVQAQVDAVERFGLPLLSPTAVVQRDPGGLDPYLLADSLLAAAEVVQDTAVQGGGPDDDLLLAYPVLNTPLLFPGAAEQGTTIVTYLFIDPAVGIAGQGAITREYAEGLEVPEGGLVGSTGTFLAQAAQNEIIAESLPLVELATLAAIALIVGLNFGSVLAPVVTLITAGVGYLVTDRMIGLFGELTDLAVPSQLQPLVVALLLGITTDYTIFFLSGVTAEYEQGRSGRAAVCRGMAVYLPIVLVAGITVAAGVSALLVAESPLFRAFGPGLAITVLVGLAVSVTMVPALLAILGGAAFWPSRPGSGTRPGRAQAALSRPVVPGRYLRLIGRRWVAASATGVLVALLVAAALPLADLRSGVAPVAALPAENPVRVAAEAAAAGFAPGILGPTEVILSAPGITAERAELEALGTALGRTPGVAAVLGPGDQPLQRELGLFLAPGGDAARILLVFDSDPLGATAINHLAELRDRMPALLAAAGLAGAEVAYAGDTAVGLPLVETASGDLGRVAVAVLLVDLLLLVVFLRAVVAPLYLLATSVLAVGAALGLTTWIFQVPLDQDGLIFYVPFAAGVLLISLGSDYNIFSVGYVWEEARRRPLREALAVAVPRSTRAITAAGLTLAASFGFIALIPIATFRQLALALALGVLIDAFVVRPLLVPALISLFGRFSGWPGRRLAGPAAGTPDGEPERPVRAPTPVAAAPPAAGRPARRADPPAPRRERPRAPGRDIPPALRCTIPPALRWAIAAAGLLVAVQVIRRQPRS; encoded by the coding sequence ATGGCTGAACCACCGGCGGCGGTGCGGCGGCTGCGCCGGTCCGTGGCGGAGCGCTACACCGCGGCCGTCGTGGCCGCGCGCTGGTGGGTCCTGGTGGCCGTGGCCCTGCTGACGGCCGGGGCCACGCTGTTCCTGCCGAGCCTCACGGCCGTCGGTGGCGGCCTGGCCGGGTTGCTGGGCGGCTCCAGCGCGGCGGTCCAGGCGCAGGTCGACGCCGTCGAGCGGTTCGGCCTGCCGCTGCTCAGCCCGACCGCGGTCGTCCAGCGGGACCCCGGCGGCCTGGACCCCTACCTCCTCGCCGACTCGCTGCTGGCCGCGGCGGAGGTGGTGCAGGACACCGCGGTGCAGGGCGGGGGCCCCGACGACGACCTGCTGCTGGCCTACCCGGTGCTCAACACGCCGCTCCTGTTCCCCGGCGCGGCGGAGCAGGGCACCACGATCGTGACCTACCTGTTCATCGACCCGGCCGTCGGCATCGCGGGCCAGGGGGCGATCACCCGGGAGTACGCGGAGGGGCTTGAGGTCCCCGAGGGCGGGCTGGTCGGCTCCACCGGCACGTTCCTGGCCCAGGCCGCGCAGAACGAGATCATCGCCGAGTCGCTGCCGCTGGTGGAGCTCGCGACGCTGGCGGCGATCGCGCTGATCGTCGGGCTCAACTTCGGGTCGGTGCTGGCACCGGTCGTCACGCTGATCACCGCAGGCGTGGGCTACCTGGTGACCGACCGGATGATCGGGCTGTTCGGCGAGCTGACCGACCTCGCCGTGCCCAGCCAGCTCCAGCCGCTCGTGGTCGCGCTGCTGCTGGGCATCACCACCGACTACACGATCTTCTTCCTGTCCGGGGTGACGGCCGAGTACGAGCAGGGCAGGAGCGGGCGGGCGGCCGTGTGCAGGGGGATGGCCGTGTACCTGCCGATCGTGCTCGTCGCCGGCATCACGGTGGCGGCGGGGGTCAGCGCGCTGCTCGTCGCCGAGTCGCCGCTGTTCCGGGCGTTCGGCCCGGGACTGGCCATCACCGTGCTGGTCGGGCTCGCCGTCTCGGTCACCATGGTCCCGGCGCTGCTCGCGATCCTGGGTGGCGCGGCGTTCTGGCCGTCCCGCCCGGGCTCGGGCACCCGGCCCGGGCGGGCGCAGGCGGCGCTCTCGCGGCCGGTCGTCCCGGGCCGGTACCTGCGCCTGATCGGGCGCCGCTGGGTCGCCGCGTCGGCGACCGGCGTGCTGGTCGCCCTGCTGGTCGCGGCGGCCCTCCCGCTGGCCGACCTGCGGTCCGGGGTGGCGCCGGTCGCGGCGCTGCCCGCGGAGAACCCGGTGCGCGTGGCGGCCGAGGCGGCCGCCGCGGGGTTCGCCCCCGGGATACTCGGGCCGACGGAGGTCATCCTGTCGGCGCCCGGCATCACCGCGGAGCGGGCCGAACTGGAGGCGCTCGGCACCGCGCTGGGGCGCACGCCGGGGGTGGCGGCCGTGCTCGGACCCGGTGACCAGCCACTCCAACGCGAGCTCGGCCTGTTCCTGGCCCCGGGTGGCGACGCGGCCCGGATCCTGCTGGTCTTCGACTCCGACCCGCTCGGCGCCACGGCGATCAACCACCTCGCCGAGCTCCGGGACCGGATGCCCGCCCTGCTCGCCGCCGCCGGGCTGGCCGGGGCCGAGGTGGCCTACGCCGGGGACACGGCCGTCGGGCTCCCGCTGGTGGAGACGGCGTCCGGGGACCTGGGCCGGGTGGCCGTCGCCGTCCTGCTCGTCGACCTGCTGCTGCTGGTGGTCTTCCTGCGGGCGGTGGTGGCGCCGCTGTACCTGCTGGCCACCAGCGTCCTGGCCGTCGGCGCCGCGCTCGGGCTGACCACCTGGATCTTCCAGGTCCCGCTGGACCAGGACGGGCTGATCTTCTACGTGCCGTTCGCCGCGGGCGTGCTGCTGATCTCCCTCGGCTCGGACTACAACATCTTCTCCGTCGGCTACGTGTGGGAGGAGGCCCGCAGGCGACCGCTGCGCGAGGCGCTCGCGGTGGCCGTCCCCCGGTCCACCCGGGCGATCACCGCGGCGGGGCTGACCCTCGCCGCCAGCTTCGGGTTCATCGCGCTCATCCCGATCGCGACGTTCCGGCAGCTGGCCCTCGCGCTGGCCCTCGGGGTGCTCATCGACGCGTTCGTGGTGCGCCCGCTGCTGGTGCCGGCCCTGATCTCGCTGTTCGGCCGGTTCAGCGGGTGGCCGGGACGCCGGCTCGCCGGGCCGGCCGCCGGGACACCGGACGGCGAGCCGGAACGTCCGGTGCGGGCGCCCACCCCCGTCGCGGCGGCGCCGCCGGCGGCCGGGCGGCCGGCCCGGCGGGCGGACCCCCCGGCGCCGCGACGGGAGCGGCCCCGGGCCCCGGGCCGGGACATCCCCCCGGCGCTGCGCTGCACCATCCCCCCGGCGCTGCGCTGGGCGATCGCCGCCGCCGGGCTCCTCGTGGCCGTCCAGGTGATCCGGCGACAGCCGCGATCATGA
- a CDS encoding molybdopterin-dependent oxidoreductase, producing MPSTRLGVAQSAFVGFLAVAMALAAGHLVAGLLLSPSASPFLAVGNAAIDRTPTPVKNFAVQQFGTNDKLALLIGMAVVIALVAVAAGLLSRRSPVPGLVIVGLLGGLGLLAVAEQAGTSGPTLLAPLASLLAGVGAFWGLHALARSTHRDPTPDRRRGVPRREFLVASGSVAAGAALMGVGGELLSRRVDVAASRAAVGPLVPAAPSPPIPAGAAFPELGTPTFLTPAAEFYRVDVNLTVPQLRAEDARLRITGLVDREIELTYDDVRAHRLVERPITMTCVSNYVGGPYVSTAAFIGVPLTDLLLEAGVRPEATQLIGRSVDGFTIGTPLRRVLQAEDRAMLAIGMNGEPLLPEHGFPMRTVIPGLYGYVSATKWVTELELTTFDVDPYWEQRGWDGDPEGIVTIKTSSRIDAPGPFEQVPAGEVTFAGISWAQTIGIERVEISVDEGPWEDAELGVAVNVDTWRMWRARRTLDPGLHTVTVRATDRSGYTQTAERVGPINPGPDGSTGLHSITFTVA from the coding sequence ATGCCCTCCACCCGTCTCGGCGTCGCGCAGTCCGCGTTCGTGGGGTTCCTCGCCGTGGCCATGGCCCTCGCCGCCGGCCACCTCGTCGCCGGCCTGCTGCTGAGCCCGTCCGCCTCGCCGTTCCTCGCCGTCGGCAACGCCGCGATCGACCGCACCCCGACCCCGGTGAAGAACTTCGCCGTGCAGCAGTTCGGCACGAACGACAAGCTCGCCCTGCTGATCGGGATGGCGGTGGTCATCGCGCTCGTCGCGGTGGCCGCCGGGCTCCTGTCGCGGCGCTCGCCCGTCCCCGGCCTCGTGATCGTCGGGCTGCTGGGCGGGCTCGGCCTGCTGGCCGTGGCCGAGCAGGCCGGCACCTCGGGGCCCACGCTGCTGGCCCCGCTCGCCTCCCTCCTGGCCGGGGTCGGGGCCTTCTGGGGACTGCACGCCCTGGCCCGCAGCACGCACCGCGACCCCACCCCGGACCGTCGACGGGGGGTCCCCCGCCGCGAGTTCCTCGTCGCCTCCGGCAGCGTCGCCGCCGGAGCCGCGCTGATGGGCGTGGGCGGCGAGCTGCTGTCGCGCCGCGTCGACGTCGCCGCCTCCCGCGCCGCCGTCGGCCCGCTCGTCCCCGCCGCACCCTCCCCGCCGATCCCGGCCGGGGCCGCCTTCCCCGAGCTGGGCACCCCCACCTTCCTCACCCCGGCCGCCGAGTTCTACCGCGTCGACGTCAACCTCACCGTGCCCCAGCTCCGCGCCGAGGACGCCCGGCTGCGGATCACCGGCCTGGTCGACCGCGAGATCGAGCTCACCTACGACGACGTCCGCGCCCACCGGCTCGTCGAGCGCCCGATCACGATGACCTGCGTGTCCAACTACGTCGGCGGCCCCTACGTCTCCACCGCCGCGTTCATCGGCGTCCCGCTCACCGACCTCCTGCTCGAGGCCGGCGTCCGGCCCGAGGCCACCCAGCTGATCGGGCGCTCCGTCGACGGGTTCACCATCGGCACCCCGCTGCGCCGGGTGCTCCAGGCCGAGGACCGCGCGATGCTCGCCATCGGCATGAACGGCGAGCCGCTGCTGCCCGAGCACGGGTTCCCCATGCGCACCGTCATCCCCGGCCTCTACGGCTACGTCAGCGCGACCAAGTGGGTCACCGAGCTGGAGCTCACGACGTTCGACGTCGACCCCTACTGGGAGCAGCGCGGCTGGGACGGCGACCCCGAGGGCATCGTCACGATCAAGACCTCCTCCCGCATCGACGCGCCCGGCCCGTTCGAGCAGGTCCCCGCCGGCGAGGTGACCTTCGCGGGCATCTCGTGGGCGCAGACGATCGGCATCGAGCGCGTCGAGATCAGCGTCGACGAGGGGCCGTGGGAGGACGCCGAGCTCGGCGTCGCGGTCAACGTGGACACCTGGCGGATGTGGCGCGCCCGGCGCACCCTCGACCCGGGCCTGCACACCGTCACGGTCCGGGCGACCGACCGGTCCGGCTACACCCAGACCGCGGAGCGCGTCGGCCCGATCAACCCGGGCCCCGACGGCTCCACCGGCCTGCACAGCATCACGTTCACGGTGGCGTGA
- a CDS encoding sodium:proton exchanger, with amino-acid sequence MSRTAEGSTTTGRFPRQLPVAVALALPGAYLGAAEYLGLPHPDLPPPLAAAVFGIAIIGAAFVLSWAAEAAQVDVSAGLAIALLALMAVLPEYAVDFVFTFQAGQVYAANGMCVPLPDGADPCALALANMTGANRVLVGVGWPLVVAVASIGVWRSRRAGGGDSASTHRGEVDLQPAMSAEVVFLGLATLYSLTLPLRTSLTLLDAAVFVSLFAAYVWRLSKAPAQEPDLAGTAAWVGGKPRRARRGWVVAMFAVAGLVILATAEHFANGLVATGGALGVDRFLLVQWVAPLASESPELIVACLYALRLKASDSLGALLSSKVNQWTLLVGTLPIVFALSATTSAGLPLDANQRFELLITAAQSLFAVSLLVNLGLTARGATALFVLFAVQFTASITLGPEVNRIVIVVLSALYGLLAAGQLLRYRHRTRRIVRDGLVTPFEELEREAGRA; translated from the coding sequence ATGAGCCGTACCGCGGAGGGATCCACGACGACCGGCCGGTTCCCCCGGCAGCTCCCGGTGGCGGTGGCGCTCGCGCTGCCGGGCGCCTACCTCGGCGCGGCCGAGTACCTGGGCCTGCCGCACCCGGACCTCCCGCCCCCGCTCGCCGCCGCGGTGTTCGGCATCGCGATCATCGGAGCCGCGTTCGTGCTGTCCTGGGCCGCCGAGGCGGCCCAGGTGGACGTCAGTGCCGGGCTGGCCATCGCGCTGCTCGCCCTGATGGCGGTGCTGCCCGAGTACGCGGTGGACTTCGTCTTCACCTTCCAGGCGGGCCAGGTGTACGCCGCGAACGGGATGTGCGTGCCGCTGCCGGACGGGGCCGACCCGTGCGCGCTCGCGCTGGCCAACATGACCGGGGCCAACCGGGTGCTGGTCGGCGTCGGGTGGCCGCTGGTCGTGGCGGTGGCGAGCATCGGGGTGTGGCGCAGCCGCCGGGCGGGCGGCGGCGACAGCGCGTCCACCCACCGCGGCGAGGTCGACCTCCAGCCGGCGATGTCGGCCGAGGTGGTGTTCCTGGGCCTGGCCACCCTGTACTCGCTGACGCTGCCGCTGCGCACCAGCCTCACCCTCCTCGACGCGGCCGTCTTCGTCTCCCTGTTCGCCGCCTACGTCTGGCGGCTGTCGAAGGCCCCGGCGCAGGAGCCCGACCTGGCCGGCACCGCGGCCTGGGTCGGGGGCAAGCCCCGGCGGGCCCGACGGGGCTGGGTCGTCGCGATGTTCGCCGTGGCGGGGCTGGTCATCCTGGCCACCGCCGAGCACTTCGCCAACGGGCTCGTGGCCACCGGGGGCGCGCTGGGCGTCGACCGGTTCCTGCTGGTGCAGTGGGTGGCGCCGCTGGCCAGCGAGTCGCCCGAGCTGATCGTGGCCTGCCTGTACGCGCTGCGGCTCAAGGCCTCGGACTCGCTCGGCGCGCTGCTGTCGAGCAAGGTCAACCAGTGGACGCTGCTCGTGGGCACGCTCCCGATCGTGTTCGCGCTGTCCGCCACGACGTCCGCCGGGCTCCCGCTCGACGCCAACCAGCGCTTCGAGCTGCTGATCACCGCGGCCCAGTCGCTGTTCGCGGTGAGCCTGCTGGTGAACCTCGGGCTCACCGCGAGGGGTGCGACGGCGCTGTTCGTGCTGTTCGCGGTGCAGTTCACGGCCAGCATCACGCTCGGCCCCGAGGTCAACCGGATCGTGATCGTCGTGCTCTCCGCGCTCTACGGGCTGCTCGCCGCGGGGCAGCTGCTCCGGTACCGCCACCGGACCCGCCGGATCGTGCGCGACGGGCTGGTCACCCCGTTCGAGGAGCTGGAGCGCGAGGCGGGCCGGGCATGA
- a CDS encoding general stress protein: MQNPSKIVASYPDYADAQRVVDALADQHFPVGGLAIVGANLQSFEQITGRRGLARAAASGLTSGALTGALIGWLLGLFNIAQPLVSSLVMALFGVVVGGVIGLVLGLVAHLASGGRRDFSSISSVRAERYDVLAVTEIADEAELAIRELKPASR, translated from the coding sequence GTGCAGAACCCCAGCAAGATCGTGGCCTCCTACCCCGACTACGCCGACGCCCAGCGGGTCGTCGACGCGCTGGCCGACCAGCACTTCCCGGTCGGCGGACTGGCGATCGTCGGCGCCAACCTGCAGTCCTTCGAGCAGATCACCGGGCGCCGCGGCCTCGCCCGCGCGGCCGCGTCGGGGCTCACCAGCGGCGCGCTCACCGGCGCCCTGATCGGCTGGCTGCTCGGCCTCTTCAACATCGCCCAACCCCTGGTGTCCTCGCTGGTGATGGCGCTGTTCGGCGTGGTCGTCGGCGGGGTCATCGGGCTGGTACTCGGGCTGGTCGCGCACCTGGCGAGCGGCGGGCGCCGCGACTTCTCCTCGATCTCCTCGGTCCGCGCCGAGCGCTACGACGTGCTGGCCGTCACCGAGATCGCCGACGAGGCCGAGCTCGCCATCCGGGAGCTGAAGCCCGCCAGCAGGTGA
- a CDS encoding SPW repeat domain-containing protein: MDEAGQEPREVPYVYPAGGAGGFPDPAHPVDPAAAGLLADARDEGVAAAVFSALIFLAGVWLVLAPFVLDYPDISGGFDARWNDRVVGAAIAVVAVVRMVSPNRTVGVGLVNVVLGAWLVAAPFLLFYNDDRVATAATVNDIAVGALVIALACASRALSRRRPAEPRT; encoded by the coding sequence ATGGACGAAGCAGGACAGGAGCCGCGCGAGGTGCCCTACGTGTACCCGGCCGGTGGGGCCGGCGGCTTTCCCGACCCGGCGCACCCGGTGGACCCGGCCGCCGCGGGGTTGCTGGCCGACGCCCGCGACGAGGGCGTCGCCGCCGCGGTGTTCAGCGCGCTGATCTTCCTGGCGGGGGTGTGGCTGGTGCTGGCGCCCTTCGTGCTGGACTACCCCGACATCAGCGGCGGCTTCGACGCGCGGTGGAACGACCGGGTCGTCGGGGCGGCGATCGCGGTCGTGGCGGTGGTGCGGATGGTCTCCCCGAACCGCACCGTCGGGGTCGGGCTGGTCAACGTCGTACTCGGGGCGTGGTTGGTGGCCGCCCCCTTCCTGCTGTTCTACAACGACGACCGCGTCGCCACCGCGGCCACGGTCAACGACATCGCGGTCGGGGCCCTGGTCATCGCGCTGGCGTGCGCGAGCCGGGCGCTGAGCCGTCGCCGGCCCGCCGAGCCGCGCACGTGA
- a CDS encoding fasciclin domain-containing protein, translated as MTQSGRSRLTRLASATALAALLTGCAGDTVPADRDVGPGVYGPVCARVPIEGATFPGTVADLVEASAGGADPLLSTLAGGLRVTGLRDALADPAAELTVFAPTDAAFEALPAGTVPRWQQTDVLDDVLSGHVVTGRYDADALATVEAVGTLGGEPLVVSGDPASLVIGERAGASVLCGNIRATNGTVFVVDEVLRPEGVG; from the coding sequence ATGACGCAGTCCGGCCGTTCCCGGCTCACCCGGCTCGCCTCGGCGACCGCCCTGGCCGCACTCCTGACCGGCTGCGCAGGCGACACCGTCCCGGCCGACCGGGACGTCGGGCCGGGCGTCTACGGGCCGGTCTGCGCGCGGGTCCCGATCGAGGGAGCGACGTTCCCGGGCACGGTCGCCGACCTGGTCGAGGCGTCGGCGGGGGGAGCGGACCCGCTGCTGTCCACGCTGGCCGGCGGCCTGCGGGTCACCGGGCTCCGCGACGCACTCGCCGATCCCGCGGCCGAGCTCACCGTGTTCGCCCCGACCGACGCCGCGTTCGAGGCGCTCCCCGCCGGCACGGTGCCCCGGTGGCAGCAGACCGACGTGCTCGACGACGTGCTGAGCGGGCACGTCGTCACCGGCCGCTACGACGCGGACGCGCTGGCCACGGTGGAGGCCGTCGGGACGCTCGGCGGGGAGCCGCTCGTCGTCAGCGGCGACCCGGCGTCGCTGGTGATCGGCGAGCGGGCCGGCGCCTCGGTGCTCTGCGGGAACATCCGCGCGACCAACGGGACGGTGTTCGTCGTCGACGAGGTGCTGCGGCCCGAAGGCGTCGGATGA
- a CDS encoding UPF0182 family membrane protein → MTDRPPTAARGLPRRRWIGIAVAGAVLVSLAGSTVLGTYVDWLWFDALDYRDLLVTVLLTRAAQFLVAGALVGGLLAGTVAVALRFRPPVLPADVAGPVAELHTLITRRPWVIRAAVPSAVGVLAGLAAQGDWRTTQLFLHGGAFGVTDPEFGLDIGFHVFDLPFYHLVLGWALVATVLSLLGAALMHLALGGLVAGGRGVRMTPAATAHLAVLAATVVLLLAAELFLDRYELLYSQRNELFTGATYTDLYAVLPAKLVLTGIAVICALTFLGGALRRDLRLPVIATALLVVSSVLVGAVWPALLQQFSVNPNADQREALSIGRNIEATRAAYGITDDRVSYVDYSGTGETTPARLAAESATVSNIRLLDPTLLEQTFTQLQQRENFYGFPAELDVDRYRIDGELQGYVVALRELETASLAGNQRSWINQHLRYTHGDGFVAARADRVDATPGGVATSSGYPVFTVSDTTGDGEIPVAQPRVYYGELIDSYVIVGGDPGDPAREFELDGTEFTYDGSGGVPIGGWLRRLAFAAHFGERNILFNEAVGAGSTVLMRQHPLERVEAAAPWLTVDGDPYPAVVDGRITWIVDGYTTLDRYPYAEQASLGTERVGYVRDSVKATVDAYDGTVTLYAVDPADPVLQAWSAAFPGTVRPASEISDELRAHFRYPQDLFDVQRDLITPYHVDDPQLFFSTSDFWDVPADPTVEQAPAPLIPTPAEPGPGEVPRQPPHYVLAGPPAAEGPARFQLTSPLVGLRRQFLAAHMSVSSAPASYGDIRVLRLPGDAQTLGPQQVQTRFRSSAEVSEERNLLQATATNVQFGNLLTLPTGDGTLLHVEPVYVERTTTADDDSFPQLNRVLVLYGDRVGYAPTLAEALDEAAGAGAGTVAESPTAPGPVDPTARAAAADVSAALERLRAAKAAGDLAAEGQALIDLDDAARRFTAATGSPA, encoded by the coding sequence GTGACCGACCGGCCCCCCACCGCGGCCCGCGGCCTCCCGCGCCGGCGCTGGATCGGCATCGCGGTCGCCGGCGCCGTGCTCGTGTCCCTGGCCGGATCGACCGTGCTGGGGACCTACGTCGACTGGCTCTGGTTCGACGCGCTCGACTACCGCGACCTGCTGGTGACGGTGCTGCTGACCCGGGCGGCCCAGTTCCTCGTCGCGGGCGCGCTCGTCGGGGGGCTGCTGGCGGGGACCGTCGCAGTCGCCCTGCGGTTCCGCCCGCCGGTGCTCCCGGCGGACGTCGCCGGCCCGGTCGCCGAGCTGCACACCCTGATCACCCGCAGGCCGTGGGTGATCCGCGCGGCGGTGCCGTCCGCCGTGGGCGTCCTCGCCGGGCTGGCGGCGCAGGGCGACTGGCGCACCACGCAGCTGTTCCTGCACGGCGGCGCCTTCGGCGTCACCGATCCGGAGTTCGGCCTCGACATCGGCTTCCACGTCTTCGACCTGCCCTTCTACCACCTCGTCCTCGGCTGGGCCCTGGTCGCGACCGTCCTGTCCCTGCTCGGCGCGGCTCTCATGCACCTCGCGCTCGGCGGGCTCGTAGCCGGCGGGCGGGGAGTGCGGATGACGCCCGCGGCCACCGCACACCTCGCGGTCCTCGCCGCCACCGTCGTGCTCCTGCTCGCCGCGGAGCTGTTCCTCGACCGCTACGAGCTGCTGTACTCGCAGCGCAACGAGCTGTTCACCGGCGCCACCTACACCGACCTGTACGCGGTGCTGCCCGCCAAGCTCGTGCTCACCGGGATCGCCGTGATCTGCGCGCTCACGTTCCTCGGTGGTGCGCTGCGCCGGGACCTGCGCCTCCCGGTGATCGCCACGGCCCTGCTGGTGGTCTCCTCGGTCCTGGTCGGCGCGGTCTGGCCCGCGCTGCTGCAGCAGTTCTCGGTGAACCCCAACGCCGACCAGCGCGAGGCCCTGTCGATCGGTCGCAACATCGAGGCCACGCGGGCCGCGTACGGCATCACCGACGACCGGGTCTCCTACGTCGACTACTCGGGCACGGGCGAGACGACGCCCGCCCGGCTCGCGGCCGAGTCCGCCACCGTCTCCAACATCCGGCTGCTCGACCCCACGCTGCTCGAGCAGACCTTCACCCAGCTCCAGCAGCGCGAGAACTTCTACGGGTTCCCGGCCGAGCTCGACGTCGACCGCTACCGCATCGACGGCGAGCTGCAGGGCTACGTCGTCGCGCTGCGGGAGCTGGAGACCGCGTCCCTGGCGGGCAACCAGCGCAGCTGGATCAACCAGCACCTGCGCTACACCCACGGCGACGGGTTCGTCGCCGCCCGGGCCGACCGCGTCGACGCCACACCCGGCGGGGTCGCGACGTCGAGCGGCTACCCGGTGTTCACCGTCAGCGACACCACCGGCGACGGCGAGATCCCCGTCGCCCAGCCCCGCGTCTACTACGGCGAGCTGATCGACAGCTACGTCATCGTCGGCGGCGACCCCGGTGACCCGGCGCGCGAGTTCGAGCTGGACGGCACCGAGTTCACCTACGACGGCTCCGGCGGCGTCCCGATCGGCGGCTGGCTGCGGCGGCTGGCCTTCGCCGCCCACTTCGGTGAGCGCAACATCCTGTTCAACGAGGCGGTCGGCGCCGGGTCGACGGTCCTGATGCGCCAGCACCCGCTGGAGCGGGTCGAGGCGGCCGCACCCTGGCTCACCGTCGACGGCGACCCGTACCCGGCGGTGGTCGACGGCCGGATCACCTGGATCGTCGACGGCTACACCACGCTGGACCGCTACCCCTACGCCGAGCAGGCGAGCCTGGGCACGGAGCGGGTCGGCTACGTCCGCGACTCGGTCAAGGCCACCGTCGACGCCTACGACGGCACCGTCACGCTCTACGCGGTCGACCCGGCCGACCCGGTGCTGCAGGCCTGGTCGGCCGCCTTTCCCGGCACCGTCCGGCCCGCCTCGGAGATCAGCGACGAGCTGCGCGCGCACTTCCGCTACCCCCAGGACCTGTTCGACGTCCAGCGCGACCTGATCACCCCTTACCACGTGGACGACCCGCAGCTGTTCTTCTCCACGAGCGACTTCTGGGACGTCCCCGCCGACCCGACGGTGGAGCAGGCCCCGGCGCCGCTCATCCCGACCCCGGCGGAGCCCGGGCCCGGCGAGGTCCCCCGGCAGCCCCCGCACTACGTGCTGGCCGGGCCGCCGGCCGCCGAGGGCCCGGCGCGGTTCCAGCTCACCAGCCCGCTGGTGGGGCTGCGCCGGCAGTTCCTCGCCGCCCACATGTCGGTCAGCTCCGCACCGGCGAGCTACGGCGACATCCGGGTGCTGCGGCTGCCCGGCGACGCCCAGACGCTGGGCCCGCAGCAGGTCCAGACGCGGTTCCGCTCCTCGGCGGAGGTGAGCGAGGAGCGGAACCTGCTGCAGGCCACCGCGACCAACGTGCAGTTCGGCAACCTGCTGACGCTCCCGACGGGCGACGGCACCCTGCTGCACGTCGAGCCCGTCTACGTGGAGCGGACCACCACCGCGGACGACGACTCGTTCCCCCAGCTCAACCGGGTGCTGGTGCTCTACGGCGACCGGGTCGGGTACGCGCCGACGCTCGCCGAGGCGCTCGACGAGGCGGCGGGCGCCGGCGCGGGGACCGTCGCCGAGTCCCCGACGGCGCCCGGCCCGGTCGACCCGACCGCGCGGGCGGCCGCGGCCGACGTCTCGGCCGCGCTGGAACGGCTGCGCGCCGCGAAGGCGGCGGGCGACCTGGCGGCCGAGGGCCAGGCGTTGATCGACCTCGACGACGCGGCACGGCGCTTCACCGCAGCGACGGGCTCACCGGCATGA